ACGGCAATATCCATATCGGCCGACATCCCCATTGAGAGCACGTCGGCCGCCACGCCCGCTGCGTTTAAGTCGGCCAGCAGCTGCTGCATCTTGCCGAACTGCTGCCGCAGTTGCTCTTCGCTGCTGCCCTCTTTGGCCACGCACATCAGGCCGCGCACGGTTAGGTTGGGCAGCTTCGCCGCTTCGCAGGCCAGCGCCACGGCTTCTTCGGGCGCCACGCCGTGTTTGTTCGGCTCGGCGGCGATGTTCACTTCGATACACACCTGCAAAGGCGGCATTTCAGGCGGCCTTTGCGCGCTCAACCGTTGGGCGGTTTTCAGACGGCCTATGGTGTGCACCCAATGGGCGCGTTCGGCCACATATTTGGTTTTGTTCGACTGCACATCGCCGATGATGTGCCACACGATGCCGGGCAAATCGGCCAGCCGCCCGGTTTTTTCATACCATTCCTGAATATAGTTTTCGCCGAAATCGCGGCAGCCCACGGCATAGACTTCGCGGATGTCGGCGGCGGGAAAGGTTTTGCCCACCGCCACCAGCTTCACGCTGCCCGCGCTGCGGTGTGCGGCGGCTTCGGCTTGGCCGATTCGGGCCAGCACGTTGCGGTAATTTTGTTGCAGGCTTGTCATGATTCTTTCCGTTTTTGGCACGTTAGCAAAAATAATTAAAAATTTACTTGGTTTAACACGGTTTATCTATTTAAAATAATGCGCCGACATGGATTGATTCCCGGCCGCCGCCAAACCGAACGGCGGCCGTCTGAAAAATTTTAACTTAAAAAGCAAGGCTACACATTATGCAGATTACCGACTTACTCGCCTTCGGCGTGAAAAACAAAGCGTCCGACCTTCACTTAAGCTCCGAGCTGCCGCCGATGATCCGCGTGCACGGCGACGTGCGCCGCATCAACCTGCCCGAAATGACCAACGAAGAAGTGGGCAATATGATTACTTCGGTGATGAACGACTATCAGCGCAAAGTGTACCAGCAAAACCTCGAAGTGGATTTTTCGTTCGAGCTGCCCAATGTGGCGCGCTTCCGTGTGAACGCATTCATGACCAACCGCGGCCCGGCGGCGGTGTTCCGTACCATTCCCAGCACCGTGCTCACGCTGGAAGACCTCAAAGCCCCGCGCATTTTCCAGAAAATCGCCGACAACCCGCGCGGCCTCGTGCTGGTAACCGGCCCCACCGGCTCGGGTAAATCGACCACGCTGGCGGCGATGATCAACTACATCAACGAAACCCAGCCCGCCCACATCCTCACCATCGAAGACCCGATCGAGTTTGTGCACCAAAGCAAAAAAGCGCTGATCAACCAGCGCGAACTGCACCAACACACCCACAGCTTCGCCAACGCGCTCAAATCGGCGCTGCGCGAAGACCCCGACGTGATTCTGGTGGGCGAGATGCGCGACCCCGAAACCATCGGCCTCGCGCTCACCGCCGCCGAAACCGGCCACTTGGTGTTCGGCACCCTGCACACCACCGGCGCGGCCAAAACGGTTGACCGTATCGTCGACGTGTTCCCCGCCGGCGAAAAAGAAATGGTACGCTCGATGCTGTCGGAATCGCTGCGCGCCGTGATTTCGCAAACCCTGCTGAAAACCCGCGACGGCAACGGCCGCGTGGCCGCGCACGAAATCCTGGTGTCCACCGCCGCCGTGCGCAACCTGATCCGCGAAAACAAAATCGCCCAAATCAACTCCGCGCTGCAAACCGGCCAGGCGCACGGCATGCAAACGCTCGACCAAGCCCTGCAAAACCTCGTGCGCCAAGGCGTTATCAGCCCCGAAGTGGCGCGCAGCAAAGCACAAAGCGCCGATATGATTGTTTGATTCTTTCAGACGGCCGCAGCCTTTATAGTGAATCCACTTACTCCGTTACGGCGTTGCTGCGCCTTGCCGTACTACCGTACTGTCTTCGGCTTGCTGCCTTGTACCGAAGTAAGTGGATTCACTATACAAAACAAACAGGCCGTCTGAAAAACCGATACCGAAAAACCGTCAGGGAAAACACCATGAGCGAATCCAACCAACTGCACAACCTGCTTTCCGAAATGGTGCAGGCTTATTCACAGAAAAACCAACCGCCGCACATCCCCACCCCCGCCGAAATCGGCACCCACCTGCACCCGCTGCTCGACCGCATGTGCGCCGAAGCCGAACAGCGCGGCGCTTCCGACATCTTTATCAGCGCCGGCTTCCCGCCCGCCATGAAAGTAAACGGCACGCTCACGCCCATGCCGCACAAGGCGCTCACCGGCGCCGACACCGCCGCCATCACCCAATCGACCATGAACGACGAGCAGCTCGAAGCCTTCAACCGCGATTTGGAGCTGAACTATTCGGTGCAGTCGCGCAGCAACACCCGCTACCGCGTTAACGCCTATCACGAACAAGGCCGCCCCGGCATGGTGTTGCGCCGCATCAACCAGCGCATTCCCAGCGTGGAAGAGCTGGCGCTGCCGCCGAAACTCAAAGACCTCGCCCTCACCCCCCGCGGCCTGCTGATTCTCGCCGGCCCCACCGGCTCGGGCAAATCCACCTCGATGGCCGCCATGATCGACCACCGCAACCAAAAAATGCCCGGCCACATCGTAACCATCGAAGACCCCATCGAATACCTCTACCAGCCGCGCCGCTGCATCATCACCCAGCGCGAAGTGGGCATCGACACCGCCGACTGGAAACTGGCCGTGCAAAGCGCCATGCGCCAAGCGCCCGACGTTATCTGTATCGGCGAGGTGCGCAGCGAAGCCAGCATGGAATACGCCCTCCAGCTTGCCCAAACCGGCCACTTGTGCGTGTTTACCCTGCACGCCAACAACGCCGCGCAGGCCATCGAGCGCATCATCAACTTCTACCCCGAAGAGCGCCAGCCGCAAGTTTTGATGGATTTGGCGCTGAACCTCACCGCCATCATCGGCCAGCGTTTGGTGATTAAAAAAGGCCGCGGCCAGCGCACCGCCGTTATCGACCTGCTGCTCAACAACCCCGCCATGCAGGATTTGATTTTCAAAGGCGACCTGATGGACATCAAAGACCTGATGGTGCGCTCGAGCGGCGAAGGCATGCAAACCTTCGACCAGCACCTGTTCGACCTCTATATCAAAGGCCAAATCGAATACGACGAAGCCCTGCGCCAAGC
The sequence above is a segment of the Neisseria dentiae genome. Coding sequences within it:
- a CDS encoding YggS family pyridoxal phosphate-dependent enzyme; the protein is MTSLQQNYRNVLARIGQAEAAAHRSAGSVKLVAVGKTFPAADIREVYAVGCRDFGENYIQEWYEKTGRLADLPGIVWHIIGDVQSNKTKYVAERAHWVHTIGRLKTAQRLSAQRPPEMPPLQVCIEVNIAAEPNKHGVAPEEAVALACEAAKLPNLTVRGLMCVAKEGSSEEQLRQQFGKMQQLLADLNAAGVAADVLSMGMSADMDIAVECGATHVRVGSAVFGRRNYG
- a CDS encoding type IV pilus twitching motility protein PilT, which encodes MQITDLLAFGVKNKASDLHLSSELPPMIRVHGDVRRINLPEMTNEEVGNMITSVMNDYQRKVYQQNLEVDFSFELPNVARFRVNAFMTNRGPAAVFRTIPSTVLTLEDLKAPRIFQKIADNPRGLVLVTGPTGSGKSTTLAAMINYINETQPAHILTIEDPIEFVHQSKKALINQRELHQHTHSFANALKSALREDPDVILVGEMRDPETIGLALTAAETGHLVFGTLHTTGAAKTVDRIVDVFPAGEKEMVRSMLSESLRAVISQTLLKTRDGNGRVAAHEILVSTAAVRNLIRENKIAQINSALQTGQAHGMQTLDQALQNLVRQGVISPEVARSKAQSADMIV
- a CDS encoding PilT/PilU family type 4a pilus ATPase, producing the protein MSESNQLHNLLSEMVQAYSQKNQPPHIPTPAEIGTHLHPLLDRMCAEAEQRGASDIFISAGFPPAMKVNGTLTPMPHKALTGADTAAITQSTMNDEQLEAFNRDLELNYSVQSRSNTRYRVNAYHEQGRPGMVLRRINQRIPSVEELALPPKLKDLALTPRGLLILAGPTGSGKSTSMAAMIDHRNQKMPGHIVTIEDPIEYLYQPRRCIITQREVGIDTADWKLAVQSAMRQAPDVICIGEVRSEASMEYALQLAQTGHLCVFTLHANNAAQAIERIINFYPEERQPQVLMDLALNLTAIIGQRLVIKKGRGQRTAVIDLLLNNPAMQDLIFKGDLMDIKDLMVRSSGEGMQTFDQHLFDLYIKGQIEYDEALRQADSANDLRLRIQLHEEGNDPSRLYDRISDLNLM